The following coding sequences are from one Manduca sexta isolate Smith_Timp_Sample1 chromosome 7, JHU_Msex_v1.0, whole genome shotgun sequence window:
- the LOC115442463 gene encoding uncharacterized protein LOC115442463 has translation MMPRGVFVLGFIFITHTCAAPESRSIGDFATINIGSDKEDYKTEMDDVFDNIMEEIAANDTDDAEQSFNDFIEKEYRRIVLARKTSNDHNRTITQPIQNVRTARRRSEGRRREDNGGKTNVVKLIISVFLDLWDSIQGSE, from the exons ATGATGCCGCGCGGCGTCTTCGTCCTgggctttatatttataacacacaCGTGCGCTGCTCCag aatcaAGATCAATAGGTGATTTCGCAACTATTAACATTGGATCTGATAAAGAAGATTACAAAACAGAAATGGACGATGTGTTTGATAATATAATGGAGGAAATAGCTGCTAACGATACCGATGATGCAGAGCAGAGTTTCAATGACTTCATAGAGAAAG AATATCGCCGCATAGTACTCGCTAGGAAAACATCCAATGATCATAACAGGACAATAACACAACCAATACAAAACGTAag AACGGCTCGTAGACGCAGCGAAGGACGACGTAGGGAGGACAACGGAGGTAAAACAAATGTCGTAAAATTGATAATATCGGTATTTCTTGACCTGTGGGACAGCATCCAAGGATCGGAATAA